In Gopherus flavomarginatus isolate rGopFla2 chromosome 1, rGopFla2.mat.asm, whole genome shotgun sequence, a single genomic region encodes these proteins:
- the LOC127051240 gene encoding olfactory receptor 52R1-like, whose translation MSDSNTTDFTNPSTFILLGIPGLEAAHVWISIPFCTMYVIAVLGNFIILFIVKREPSLHGPMNYFLCMLAVTDLVLSTSTLPKMLAIFWFNSREIDFSACLTQLYFIHCFSAMESGIFVAMAFDRYVAICHPLSHSITLTNPVVAKIGLAVVLRGIMLILPYPLLARQWPYCKSNIIPDIHCTHIAVVKLACADTHITNYYCLFVLFCIRGLDMFFIAVSYTQILRAIFSLPRQDARLKTFGTCSSHLCSILAFYIPALFSSLTYRFGNNVALHFHVLIGNVSLLVPPMLNPIIYGVRTKQIQDRLLWFLSHKDI comes from the coding sequence atgtcagattccaacacaactgacttcaccaacccctccactttcatcctgctgggcattcctggcctggaggcagcCCATGtgtggatctccatccccttctgcaccatgtacgtCATAGCTGTCTTGGGAAACTTCATCATCCTGTTCATCGTGAAGAGGGAACCAAGTCTCCATGGGCCCAtgaactatttcctctgcatgctggctgtcactgACCTCGTCCTGTCCACATCCACCCTGCCTAAAATGCTAGcgatcttctggttcaattccagagaGATCGATTTCAGTGCTTGCCTCACCCAgctgtacttcattcactgcttctcagcgATGGAATCTGGGATCtttgtggccatggcttttgatcgctatgtggccatctgccatcccctgagCCATTCCATCACCCTGACAAACCCCGTGGTGGCTAAGATTGGCCTGGCCGTGGTGCTGCGTGGCATCATGCTCATACTGCCCTATCCCTTACTGGCGaggcagtggccatattgcaAAAGCAACATCATCCCCGACATACACTGCACGCACATAGCAGTGGTGAAGCTGGCTTGCGCCGACACCCACATCACTAATTACTACTGCCTCTTTGTGCTATTCTGCATCAGGGGTCTGGATATGTTTTTTATTGCTGtgtcctatacccagatcctcagggccatcttcagcctccccagacaggacgcccggctcaagacttttgggacctgcagctCTCACCTCTGTTCCATtttagccttttacatcccagctctcttctcctccctcacatACCGATTTGGCAACAATGTGGCCCTGCATTTCCATGTTCTCATTGGCAACGTGAGCCTCCTGGTGCCACccatgctaaaccccatcatctacggtgtgaggaccaaacagatccaggACAGGCTGCTCTGGTTCCTTTCTCATAAAGACATCTGA
- the LOC127033312 gene encoding olfactory receptor 52R1-like: MSDSNTTDFTKSSNFILLGIPGLETAHIWISIPFCTMYAIAILGNFTILFVVKMEQSLHAPMYYFLCMLAITDLVLSTSILPKMLSIFWFNSREIEISACLAQMYFIHCFSVIESGILMAMAFDHYVAICDPLRHSTTLANPMVVKIGLAVALRGSMLILLYPLLTKQWPYCKTNIIPDTHCMHIAVVKLACSDTHISSYYGLFVLFCVKCLDMICIAVSYTQILRAIFSLPTQDAQLKAFRTCSSHLCSILAFFIPALFSSLTYLFGKKVALHFRVLIGNVNLLVPPTR; this comes from the coding sequence atgtcagattccaacacaactgaCTTCACCAAATCCTCTaatttcatcctgctgggcattcctggcctggagacagcccatatctggatctccatccccttctgcaccatgtacgccatagccatcttggggaacttcaccatcctgttcgtCGTGAAAATGGAGCAGAGCCTCCATgcccccatgtactatttcctctgcatgctggccatcaccgaCTTGGTCCTATCCACGTCCATCctgcccaaaatgctgagcatcttctggttcaattccagggagatcgaGATCAGTGCCTGCCTcgcccagatgtacttcattcactgcttctcggTAATAGAGTCTGGGATCCTCATGGCTATGGCTTTTGATCActatgtggccatctgtgatcccctCAGACATTCCACCACCCTGGCAAACCCCATGGTGGTGAAGATTGGACTGGCCGTGGCACTGCGTGGCAGCATGCTTATACTACTCTATCCTCTCCTGACAAAGCAATGGCCATATTGCAAAACCAACATCATCCCCGACACACACTGCATGCACATAGCCGTGGTGAAGCTGGCTTGCTCCGATACCCACATCAGTAGTTACTATGGCCTCTTTGTGCTATTCTGCGTAAAGTGTCTGGATATGATTTGTATTGCTGtgtcctatacccagatcctcagggccatcttcagcctccccacacaggacgcCCAGCTCAAGGCTTttcggacctgcagctcccacctctgttccatcttagcctttttcatcccagctctcttctcctcccttacGTACCTGTTTGGCAAGAAAGTGGCCCTGCATTTCCGTGTTCTCATTGGCAATGTGAACCTCCTGGTGCCCCCTACAcgttaa